The region aaatacataatacttcctaaaattcaaaatatattatacctaaaatacataatacttcctaaaattcaaaatatattataaataattcctaaatacacaataattttttaaaattcaaaattattaatttataagacctaaaatacataataattcctaaaattcaaaatatattataactaattcctaaaatacataataatttcttaaattttgaaattattaatttataaggcctaaaatacataataatttctaaaattcaaaatatattactaaaataagcaataattttttacaattcaaaattattaatttataagacctaatatacataataaaccttaaaatacataataatttcttaaaattcgtaatatattaacaaataattcgaaaattgaaattgaaatatattaaaaaaatagtatcTTTTACCGGCGGTGGCGGAGGCCGGCTGTGGCGGGCGGTGGCTGCAGCAATGGAGTGGCGGTCGCGGTGGGTGGTTGTGGCGGGCGGTGGCTACAGCGACGGAGTGGCGGTCGGGTGGGTGGCTGTGGCGGGCGGTGGCTACAGCGACAGGAGCGGCGGTGGCTGTGCGCAGAAGCGATCGCGGTGGGCGGTGGGCGGCTGTGGCGGGCAGTGGCTGTAGCGGTGGGGAGAGCGGTCGCAGTGGGGAGGGCGGTGGCTGTTGCGGGAGTGTGGGAAGGGTTTTTGATTTGTTCATTAGATCTGGTTTGCGTTCGGCTGCTGTATTGTTTAATAATAACCTACGGCGTCGGTTGGTGATAAAACCGACGCCgtaggattttattttattttattttatttaaaaaaaggaaaatatgtatttaaaatataataataataataccacgTCGGTTCGCTCACGAACTGACGTCGTCttgaatatatttgtttttttatttttttaattataccaTACGACATCGGTTTCTGAGACAAACCGACGCCGTAaggtatattttaaaaaaaaaataaaaaaataaaacatatacgacgtcggttcgtaagcaaaccgacgtcgtatagtatttgttttcttttaatgtttttcaattatgtacgacgtcgattttatacgaaaaccgacgtcgtatccctttttaaaaaaaaatctaaatataaataatattttgacgtcaattttttaaaaaaccgacgttatttAAGCGATGTTAAATGTATTTCCTGTAGTAGTGCTAGGGTTGTAACTGCCTGTCCTGAACGGGCGGCACTCAACTCGCAAGGGCAGTTGTGCGGTGTATAAATTGCCTTGCTTTTGTCTTGTTAGGACATTATTTTACTCTTTtcgaaaaatcaatataatccaaagactattttatttctttccaAGACTTATTTGTCACTTACATTTCTTGTCTTTTATTTACGCAGGTTAATTAGTTCAGGTTGTCTGAATTAATTTTCTCCATCAATAACTCAAGTACCATTTTCTTAACAACACCAGCAATAATAATAGTTTATGTACAAACTTTTCGAATCTAGCATCATCGTCAAACATAATAAATCAACAAACCTCACACCCACACTTAAACGTCGTTATTACACAAAGGTGTtcttaaacccaaaaaaaaaataaaaaaaataaaaaatacatggaATACCAAGCTGACCTCGGGCAATGACTATCCAATATGTGCAAGTTGAAGCTGAGGTTTAATTAGTTTGTCCCTTTTCCTCTTTATGAATGGAAACCGTTAGGATGTCAATTCATGTATGGATAATCTGTGCACCTACCAAGCCTCCCAATTACAGCACTCTTGAAATTCATTACTTCTTGGGCATGTGAGCATGACTTCTGCATTCTAACCCCACTTTGACTTGCCCTTGACTCCATCATTTCATTTAGTGACACCCTCTTCCTCCTGGGCCCTGGCTCGGGCCTTTGTTTCGGGGCACTTTGGGACCTCAATTTTGACATGAATGATTGCGTGCTAGCCATGTATTTGGGATAACCCTCGTCGTAGTTCCTAAAATATGGTTCTACAAACACAGTTTTAGACCTCGGGGTGGTTTGGGCCGTCGAAAAATGGTATTCATCACTAATTAGACTCGTATCTAAATCTTGAAAATCTGGACAGTTCGAAATTTGGTAGGGGAGTGGTGAGGAGTGTGGAGGGCCAAACGGGTTGCCTTGAAACTCAGGCACCCAAGTCTTGGACCTTCTTGATTTCCTAGCCTTGGGCGTAACCAAACTGTCCATTTCAACCACTTTTGTGATAACATCGTTTTCACTTCCAAGTGATGCAAAATATCGTCCACTATGGACTGATGTAATGTTCCCGCTTcgtgtttctttatttttgtccTACACCATAGCATAAAAGAATTCAATAAACTAcctacaataaattaaattcataaaattttttatagtaTTGTATTTCTAAAGTACACACCTAAGACCTAAGGGCAGAAAGTTGAGAGTAATATAATTGCGTCTCACCCGCACCCCCTTCTATTTATTATTGAAACAAAAGAGTCAACACCCTATAAATGAATTGTCAGTTACGACATTAGGCTAAACTTTTTACCTGATATATGCAGTAGTAATACTAATTCCAAACTCAAAAGActtatatatttgtaaaaaaacaaagagaaaaggTTCAAATAAACCCTGAACTTTACTCAataagtcaattaggctcttaaactttCAAAGGTTACAATTAAAGTcttaaacatgttattttagaACATTGAGACCCAAAAACTGGTTggtgacctgttattacaaatCACGCTAGGGTTCCAGCGGGCCTCCAATCATATTCTGACCAAAAACACCGGCGTAACGGTCTGCCTTCGCCAAAATGGTCCGACCAaactggttgccttctccgaGAAGGCGACCAACCTAAAACGGCGAATGTTTCGACAGTGTTTTTGGCCGGAATATGGTTGGAGGCCCGCCGAAActctagtgacctgtaattacaggtcaccaatcAGTTTTTGGGCCACAATGCtctaaaataacatgtttaagGACTTAACTGTAgcatttgaaagtttaagagtCTAACTGATTAGTTGAGTAAAGTTCAGGGacctatttaatatttttctaaaaGCAAATGATAATGCAAAAAATACAAGAGTATTcacataaaatttcattttaaacgAAAATGCAgtgctttttaaaaatataattaattttatttttaataaattatttataaatatttcttttcacttttttctTCAGCCAAAATGATGTTCAATTATTGatagtaggaaaaaaaaaaaaaaactgtccCAACCGGAATATTGCCCATTTTCAATAACGTGGGCCACTGTTGTTTATAATGATGATCAATACCAAAAATATATCTGAAAAGTGAAAATACTTTTTCAGAATAAAGAGAGCATTTTCAttgatttattaaatataatcaaaattaattaatattatattttgtgattGTAATACATTATTCCTTACTCatcatttcaaatatataaaaaaaattaaagatattgttaggtcacacaagtttttgccatgaTTAAATAGTCTATTtgtacttttcaaaaaaaaaatagtctatTTGTAATAAAGTTTATTAAAGATATAATTgttgaaaacaaataaatatattcctaGTTTAATGATAGGCAAAATTACTGaattaaatatactaaaatataatacattttaataaCTCGCAAGCCGCAAACCATCTTAGGTATGCAATATATCTCTCCATCTCTGCCAAgagaaataataagaaaaattaagGGGGTATTCAATCATAACTTTGATAAACGTGATTTGATCCCTCAACTAGTAGGATTTCACAACTTTGATTCTCGACTtctaaacttgttcaatttcaacccaaacta is a window of Ipomoea triloba cultivar NCNSP0323 chromosome 11, ASM357664v1 DNA encoding:
- the LOC115997427 gene encoding protein IQ-DOMAIN 14-like isoform X2; this translates as MGKLIKWLKGLFTTRQSNGGRSGSGGATAAATGLCHNPTTIPPNITPAEVAWLSSFYGGEEHSNHAIAVAAATAAAADAAVAAAQAAAAAVVRLTRQERGVPLFCRERWAAVKIQAAFRGYLARKALRCLKGLVKIQALLRGYLVRKQASATLHSMQALMRAQATVLAQKSPPSIINHPQNSNDKNKETRSGNITSVHSGRYFASLGSENDVITKVVEMDSLVTPKARKSRRSKTWVPEFQGNPFGPPHSSPLPYQISNCPDFQDLDTSLISDEYHFSTAQTTPRSKTVFVEPYFRNYDEGYPKYMASTQSFMSKLRSQSAPKQRPEPGPRRKRVSLNEMMESRASQSGVRMQKSCSHAQEVMNFKSAVIGRLGRCTDYPYMN